One window from the genome of Streptomyces cadmiisoli encodes:
- the fabV gene encoding enoyl-[acyl-carrier-protein] reductase FabV, which produces MSERVLIPRNRGFLFLDSHPAGCERLVADMWDACPDAANMPQRGGPVALIIGSSAGYGLAATVAGLKRAGIRGIMVSFEKAPTERRTATAGWYRTVATADIARTAGRDLVFLNGDAFSDGMKRQVANLIEQRFGGRLDYLIYSVAAPRRTDPDTGATYASVLKPIGRANRTKTLVFDDQGIPEVREVETGPAEGDDVEQTVAVMGGADWERWINHLAGRGLLGEGFATAALSYIGSPLTAAIYRQGTIGAAKAHLEATARTLNERLEKTVGGRAVTSVNGAAVTQSSTAIPGIALYTGLLRGVLGEDLVPPVHQLAALWDQLTGAVPLALDDEGRIRLDTWELTDDVQAAVAKRWEAATTDTITGLADLDWFHAEVQRLYGFSVPGVDYTAAVATDVPWPASTP; this is translated from the coding sequence GTGAGCGAGCGCGTTCTCATCCCCCGCAACCGGGGATTCCTCTTCCTCGACTCCCACCCGGCGGGCTGTGAGCGGCTGGTGGCCGACATGTGGGACGCATGCCCCGACGCTGCCAACATGCCGCAGAGGGGCGGGCCGGTGGCTCTGATCATCGGCTCCTCGGCGGGATATGGCCTGGCGGCCACTGTCGCCGGACTCAAGCGTGCCGGCATCCGCGGGATCATGGTCTCCTTCGAGAAGGCCCCCACCGAACGCCGTACCGCTACGGCCGGGTGGTACCGCACCGTCGCTACCGCCGACATCGCACGTACCGCCGGGCGGGATCTGGTCTTCCTCAACGGTGACGCCTTCTCCGACGGGATGAAGAGGCAGGTCGCCAACCTCATCGAGCAGCGTTTCGGCGGCAGGTTGGACTACCTGATCTACTCGGTGGCCGCGCCCCGGCGTACCGATCCGGACACCGGCGCAACGTACGCCTCCGTCCTCAAGCCGATCGGCCGGGCGAACCGCACCAAGACCCTTGTTTTCGACGATCAGGGCATTCCCGAGGTGCGCGAAGTCGAGACCGGGCCGGCCGAGGGCGATGATGTCGAGCAGACGGTGGCCGTGATGGGCGGTGCCGACTGGGAACGCTGGATCAACCACCTGGCCGGTCGGGGACTGCTCGGCGAGGGCTTCGCCACCGCCGCGCTGTCGTACATCGGATCGCCACTGACGGCGGCGATCTACCGGCAGGGCACCATCGGCGCGGCCAAGGCCCACCTGGAGGCCACTGCCCGCACACTGAACGAGCGGCTCGAAAAGACGGTGGGCGGGCGGGCCGTGACGTCCGTCAACGGCGCCGCCGTCACCCAGTCCTCCACCGCCATTCCCGGCATCGCCCTGTACACCGGCCTGCTGCGTGGCGTCCTGGGAGAGGACCTGGTTCCGCCGGTGCATCAGCTCGCCGCCCTGTGGGACCAGCTCACCGGGGCCGTCCCGCTCGCCCTGGACGATGAAGGCCGGATCCGCTTGGACACTTGGGAACTCACTGACGATGTCCAGGCGGCCGTGGCCAAACGCTGGGAGGCCGCCACGACCGACACGATCACCGGTCTGGCCGACCTCGACTGGTTCCACGCCGAAGTCCAACGCCTGTACGGATTCTCTGTGCCGGGCGTCGACTACACGGCCGCAGTGGCCACCGACGTTCCCTGGCCCGCTTCCACACCCTGA
- a CDS encoding DsbA family oxidoreductase produces the protein MRVEIWSDIACPWCYIGKARFEKGLAAFAHGNEVEVVHRSFELDPNLAKGSTAPVLEAVAKKYGRTLDDARTMEEHAASTARAEGLGYLIDRDLGNTFDIHRLLHLARARGRHSELLNLAYRANFAEERSVYDHEVLVQIAVEAGLDESETRAVLADESAYADEVRADELEAAQLGARSVPFFVIDRRYGVSGGQRPEVFTQALEQAWQEQERTIVPVGMSEGDADTAACGPDGACAVPSRD, from the coding sequence ATGCGCGTCGAAATCTGGAGCGACATCGCCTGCCCCTGGTGCTACATCGGCAAGGCCCGCTTCGAGAAGGGCCTGGCGGCGTTCGCCCACGGCAACGAGGTCGAGGTGGTCCACCGATCCTTCGAGCTCGACCCCAACCTCGCCAAGGGCAGCACCGCCCCCGTGCTCGAAGCGGTTGCGAAGAAGTACGGCCGCACGCTCGACGATGCCCGAACCATGGAGGAGCACGCGGCCTCCACCGCGCGCGCCGAAGGGCTCGGCTACCTGATCGACCGCGACCTCGGCAACACCTTCGACATCCACCGCCTGCTGCACCTCGCCCGTGCGCGCGGCCGACACTCCGAGCTCCTGAACCTCGCCTACCGGGCCAACTTCGCCGAGGAGCGGTCCGTCTACGACCACGAAGTGCTGGTGCAGATCGCTGTCGAGGCAGGACTGGACGAGTCGGAGACGCGCGCGGTACTCGCCGACGAGAGCGCCTACGCCGACGAGGTGCGGGCGGACGAGCTGGAGGCCGCTCAGCTCGGCGCCCGCTCCGTGCCGTTCTTCGTCATCGACCGCCGCTACGGCGTCTCCGGCGGCCAGCGCCCCGAGGTCTTCACCCAGGCGCTCGAGCAGGCGTGGCAGGAACAGGAACGCACGATCGTCCCGGTCGGTATGAGCGAGGGCGACGCGGACACGGCGGCTTGCGGGCCCGATGGCGCCTGCGCGGTCCCGTCCCGCGATTGA